One window from the genome of Sphaerotilus microaerophilus encodes:
- a CDS encoding GNAT family N-acetyltransferase codes for MVPMPEVSDTLPPAPGEPVRLRPARIRDWSRMLSLAQRHLPELDEATLGRWLRDERHSLVVAITSQGLVGLARLAVLPARQVSQLECLLVHDAARGQGVGTALLNYCDEVACACGAPRMEAHVPANDPVLRAFCAHHGFIEARRPAAAGGAVSVGHLGVSRRVPARLGPMWDLRRLHAPRVPPAALERAATRMLFDAWLGRSLRQRPDASPAAGQPWRLFSPVASGSAGA; via the coding sequence ATGGTCCCGATGCCCGAAGTCAGTGACACCCTTCCTCCCGCTCCCGGAGAGCCCGTGCGGTTGCGGCCGGCGCGCATCCGGGACTGGTCCCGGATGCTGTCGCTGGCGCAGCGCCACCTGCCCGAGTTGGACGAGGCGACGCTGGGGCGCTGGCTGCGCGATGAGCGCCACAGCCTCGTTGTGGCCATCACCTCCCAGGGCTTGGTCGGCCTGGCGCGGCTGGCGGTGCTGCCGGCTCGGCAGGTCAGCCAGCTGGAGTGCCTGCTGGTCCATGACGCTGCGCGTGGCCAGGGCGTGGGCACGGCGCTGCTGAACTACTGCGACGAGGTGGCCTGCGCCTGTGGTGCTCCGCGGATGGAGGCCCATGTCCCGGCCAACGACCCGGTGCTGCGGGCCTTCTGTGCCCATCACGGCTTCATCGAGGCGCGCAGGCCGGCTGCGGCCGGTGGCGCGGTGTCGGTGGGGCACCTGGGCGTGAGCCGAAGGGTGCCTGCCCGCCTGGGGCCGATGTGGGATCTGCGCCGCCTGCACGCCCCGCGCGTGCCGCCGGCGGCGCTGGAGCGTGCCGCGACACGCATGCTGTTCGACGCCTGGCTAGGCCGCAGTCTGCGGCAGCGGCCCGATGCCTCCCCGGCAGCGGGCCAGCCCTGGCGCCTGTTCAGCCCTGTCGCGAGCGGGTCGGCGGGCGCGTGA
- a CDS encoding DEAD/DEAH box helicase: MTFDDLGLAQPILRAVHEEGYEIPTPIQQQAIPAVLAGGDLLAGAQTGTGKTAGFTLPMLHRLSATPAQRDARGRLPIRALILTPTRELAAQVEESVRTYGKYLKLASMVMFGGVGMGPQIDKLRRGVDILVATPGRLLDHHQQGTLDLSHVEVFVLDEADRMLDMGFIHDIKKVLAIVPAKKQSLLFSATFSDEIKTLADRLLNKPQVIEVARRNTTAETIAQKVIPVGRERKKELLAHLIQSQDWHQVLVFTRMKHGANRLCEYLNKAGITAMAIHGNKSQGARTKALAEFKTGDLAVLVATDIAARGIDIDQLPHVINFELPNVPEDYVHRIGRTGRAGAQGEALSLVCVDEEGFLADIEKLIKRSIPREVVRGYEPDPSEKPEPIQLGRRTLNGSPSPRGGRRDGGGGGSHHPGAGRGGSGPGRSSGGQGRPGGQGQGDRPRAAAPSGARAPAGQAPTGRPAGSPAGAKPGSAGRPAHAASGHGGRDSAGGQQRPARPAGGALTRPPTRSRQG, from the coding sequence ATGACTTTTGATGACCTGGGCCTGGCCCAGCCGATTCTTCGTGCCGTGCACGAGGAAGGCTACGAGATTCCCACGCCCATCCAGCAGCAGGCGATCCCCGCCGTGCTGGCCGGTGGCGACCTACTGGCCGGCGCACAGACCGGCACCGGCAAGACGGCCGGTTTCACCCTGCCGATGCTGCACCGCCTGAGTGCCACGCCGGCGCAGCGCGATGCGCGCGGCCGCCTGCCCATCCGGGCCCTGATCCTGACGCCCACCCGTGAGCTCGCCGCGCAGGTGGAAGAGAGCGTGCGCACCTACGGCAAGTACCTGAAGCTCGCCAGCATGGTGATGTTCGGCGGCGTGGGCATGGGCCCGCAGATCGACAAGCTGCGCCGCGGCGTGGACATCCTGGTGGCCACACCCGGCCGGTTGTTGGACCACCACCAGCAAGGCACGCTGGACCTGAGCCATGTGGAGGTGTTCGTGCTCGACGAGGCCGACCGCATGCTGGACATGGGCTTCATCCACGACATCAAGAAGGTGCTGGCCATCGTGCCGGCGAAGAAGCAGAGCCTGCTGTTCTCGGCCACCTTCAGCGACGAGATCAAGACCCTGGCCGACCGGCTGCTGAACAAGCCGCAGGTGATCGAGGTCGCGCGGCGCAACACCACCGCCGAGACGATCGCGCAGAAGGTGATCCCGGTGGGCCGCGAGCGCAAGAAGGAGCTGCTGGCGCACCTGATCCAGAGCCAGGACTGGCACCAGGTGCTGGTGTTCACGCGCATGAAGCACGGGGCCAACCGCCTGTGCGAGTACCTGAACAAGGCCGGCATCACCGCGATGGCGATCCACGGCAACAAGAGCCAGGGCGCGCGCACCAAGGCGCTGGCCGAGTTCAAGACCGGTGACCTGGCCGTGCTGGTGGCCACCGACATCGCGGCGCGCGGCATCGATATCGACCAGTTGCCGCACGTGATCAACTTCGAGCTGCCCAACGTGCCGGAGGACTACGTGCACCGAATCGGCCGCACCGGCCGGGCCGGCGCGCAGGGCGAGGCGCTGTCGCTGGTGTGCGTGGACGAGGAAGGCTTCCTGGCCGACATCGAGAAGCTGATCAAGCGCAGCATCCCGCGCGAGGTGGTGCGCGGCTACGAGCCGGACCCGAGCGAGAAGCCCGAGCCGATCCAGCTGGGCCGGCGCACGCTCAATGGTTCGCCCAGCCCGCGTGGCGGCCGGCGCGACGGCGGCGGCGGTGGCAGCCACCACCCGGGCGCAGGCCGTGGCGGCTCGGGGCCGGGCCGTTCGTCAGGGGGCCAGGGTCGCCCAGGTGGGCAGGGCCAGGGGGATCGCCCGCGCGCGGCAGCGCCGTCGGGCGCCCGTGCACCAGCAGGCCAGGCACCAACTGGACGCCCGGCCGGTTCGCCGGCCGGCGCCAAGCCGGGCTCTGCCGGGCGGCCGGCCCACGCTGCATCGGGCCACGGCGGCCGCGATTCGGCAGGGGGTCAGCAGCGCCCGGCACGTCCGGCCGGCGGTGCGCTCACGCGCCCGCCGACCCGCTCGCGACAGGGCTGA
- a CDS encoding IS110 family transposase, with product MDLTPMHKRVIALDVHQAKITACAVVEHDDGRVEVTKRDFGAFRRDRRALAQWSLEIRPEVVVMESTGVYWKSPFAALEAVGIIAWVVNARHVKAVPGRKTDMADAQWLATLARAGLLRASFIPPVDLRQLRLVARQRQKLVGMCSAEKNRLHKVLVDAGMRINVVVSDIHGASARAMVKALIAGQAMYEVLDQKGRLRASRDELFEALSTEQFSAAHRFVAQEIMQHIEHIETRIARMDQYLLDGLRAWQPQLKLLQTLPGIDIQGAAMLLVEIGADMDVFGSAERLASWVGICPGNNESAGKRKTGRIRKGNAWVRRLLCEFAQAAARTRCALKAKFDALAIRKGHKKSIVALAHKMLRTVYAMLANGTHYQDKEVDYEALNVQRNAPRWLKMLRKHGFIATPTAT from the coding sequence ATGGATCTGACCCCGATGCACAAACGCGTGATCGCGCTGGACGTACACCAGGCCAAGATCACCGCCTGTGCGGTGGTCGAGCATGACGATGGCCGAGTGGAGGTCACCAAGCGCGACTTCGGAGCCTTCAGACGCGACCGCCGTGCCTTGGCGCAATGGTCGCTGGAGATTCGGCCCGAGGTGGTGGTGATGGAGAGCACGGGGGTGTACTGGAAGAGCCCGTTTGCGGCGCTGGAGGCGGTGGGCATCATCGCGTGGGTGGTCAACGCGCGCCATGTCAAAGCTGTGCCCGGGCGCAAGACCGACATGGCCGATGCGCAGTGGCTGGCCACGCTGGCGCGTGCGGGCCTGTTGCGCGCCTCGTTCATTCCACCGGTGGACTTGCGCCAGCTTCGTCTGGTGGCGCGTCAGCGGCAGAAGCTCGTGGGCATGTGCAGCGCCGAGAAGAACCGGCTGCACAAGGTGCTGGTAGATGCGGGCATGCGCATCAACGTGGTGGTCAGCGACATCCACGGTGCCAGTGCACGCGCCATGGTCAAGGCGCTCATTGCGGGCCAAGCCATGTACGAGGTGCTGGATCAAAAGGGGCGCCTTCGGGCCAGCCGGGACGAGTTGTTCGAGGCCCTGAGCACCGAGCAGTTCAGCGCCGCGCACCGCTTCGTGGCCCAGGAGATCATGCAGCACATCGAGCACATCGAGACCCGCATCGCCCGCATGGACCAATACCTGCTGGACGGACTGCGCGCCTGGCAGCCGCAGCTCAAGCTGCTGCAGACCTTGCCGGGTATCGACATCCAGGGCGCGGCGATGCTGCTGGTGGAGATCGGCGCGGACATGGACGTCTTCGGCAGTGCCGAGCGGCTGGCCAGCTGGGTGGGCATCTGCCCGGGCAACAACGAGAGCGCGGGCAAGCGCAAGACCGGGCGCATCCGCAAGGGCAACGCCTGGGTCAGAAGGCTGCTGTGCGAGTTCGCCCAGGCTGCAGCGCGTACCCGCTGCGCGCTCAAGGCCAAGTTCGACGCGCTGGCCATTCGCAAGGGACACAAGAAGTCCATCGTGGCGCTGGCCCACAAGATGCTGCGTACCGTCTACGCCATGTTGGCCAACGGCACCCACTACCAAGACAAGGAGGTCGACTACGAGGCCCTGAACGTCCAGCGCAACGCCCCGCGCTGGCTCAAAATGCTGCGCAAGCACGGCTTCATCGCCACCCCCACCGCCACCTGA
- a CDS encoding ammonium transporter, which yields MDSSFQHGANALFILLGAIMVLAMHAGFAFLELGTVRKKNQVNALVKILVDFAVSTIAYFFVGYAVAYGTSFFTGAETLAAKNGYELVKFFFLLTFAAAIPAIVSGGIAERARFGPQLLATAVIVGLVYPLSEGVAWNQRFGLQAWLKSAFGAEFHDFAGSVVVHAVGGWIALAAVLLLGARAGRYRKDGLMSAHPPSSIPFLALGAWILAVGWFGFNVMSAQTLDKISGLVAVNSLMAMVGGTLVAALMGRNDPGFAYNGPLAGLVAVCAGSDLMHPAGALVTGGAAGAIFVSLFTLTQNRWKIDDVLGVWPLHGLCGAWGGIACGIFGQQALGGLGGVSFASQLIGTALAVGWALAGGFLVYGGIKAFVGLRLSQEEEYEGADLSIHKIGATPDREVSW from the coding sequence ATGGACTCCTCCTTCCAGCACGGCGCCAATGCGCTGTTCATCCTGCTTGGCGCCATCATGGTGTTGGCCATGCATGCCGGATTCGCCTTCCTCGAGCTCGGCACGGTGCGCAAGAAGAACCAGGTCAATGCCCTGGTCAAGATCTTGGTGGACTTCGCCGTCTCCACCATCGCCTATTTCTTCGTCGGCTACGCGGTGGCCTATGGCACCAGCTTCTTCACCGGCGCCGAGACGCTGGCGGCCAAGAATGGCTACGAGCTGGTCAAGTTCTTCTTCCTGCTGACCTTCGCGGCGGCGATTCCCGCCATCGTCTCCGGGGGCATTGCCGAGCGCGCCCGCTTCGGCCCGCAGCTGCTGGCCACGGCGGTGATCGTTGGTCTCGTCTACCCGTTGTCCGAGGGCGTGGCGTGGAACCAGCGCTTCGGCCTGCAGGCCTGGCTGAAGTCGGCCTTTGGCGCTGAGTTCCATGACTTTGCCGGCAGCGTCGTCGTGCACGCCGTGGGCGGCTGGATCGCCCTGGCGGCCGTCCTGCTGCTCGGCGCGCGCGCCGGCCGCTACCGCAAGGACGGCCTGATGAGCGCGCACCCGCCGTCCAGCATCCCCTTCCTCGCGCTGGGTGCCTGGATCCTGGCGGTGGGCTGGTTCGGCTTCAACGTCATGAGCGCACAGACGCTGGACAAGATCTCCGGCCTCGTCGCCGTCAACTCGCTGATGGCCATGGTCGGCGGCACCCTGGTGGCCGCGCTGATGGGCCGCAATGACCCCGGCTTCGCCTACAACGGCCCGCTCGCCGGCCTGGTGGCGGTCTGTGCGGGGTCGGACCTGATGCACCCGGCGGGCGCCCTGGTGACCGGCGGTGCAGCCGGTGCGATCTTCGTCAGCCTGTTCACCCTGACGCAAAACCGCTGGAAGATCGACGACGTGCTCGGGGTCTGGCCCCTGCACGGCCTGTGCGGTGCCTGGGGTGGCATCGCCTGCGGCATTTTCGGCCAGCAGGCGCTGGGTGGCCTCGGCGGCGTCAGCTTCGCCAGCCAGCTCATCGGCACCGCGCTGGCCGTCGGCTGGGCCCTGGCGGGGGGCTTCCTGGTCTATGGCGGCATCAAGGCCTTCGTTGGCCTGCGCCTGAGCCAGGAAGAGGAGTACGAGGGCGCCGACCTCTCCATCCACAAGATCGGCGCCACGCCCGACCGGGAAGTGAGCTGGTGA
- a CDS encoding SapC family protein gives MTNPSPADTTPSPTPPQATAGPAAASALYRDVVLVDRKAHAGKRVQPVQDWRIAAEMNAVFVTGSEFAAAAREFPIAFVPVGTQADGKPEVSPVVLLGLRERENLTVTPSGRWDARFLPAFLRRYPFAYVRTDGERFSLAVDSAWPGFNDREGQPLMDGQGEPSPFLTELLKFLDAFEDEAARTRRFASRLVELDLLRGGEINGKLADGTPVQAQGFFMVDEAKLRDLPDATVLDLHRSGALGLIHAHLVSMGQVESLAARLARRS, from the coding sequence TTGACCAACCCATCCCCTGCTGACACGACCCCATCGCCGACCCCGCCCCAGGCCACGGCCGGCCCTGCCGCGGCTTCTGCGCTCTACCGCGACGTCGTGCTGGTGGACCGCAAGGCCCACGCCGGCAAGCGCGTGCAGCCGGTGCAGGACTGGCGCATTGCGGCCGAGATGAACGCCGTCTTCGTCACCGGCTCCGAGTTTGCCGCCGCGGCACGCGAGTTCCCGATCGCCTTCGTCCCTGTGGGCACCCAGGCCGACGGCAAGCCGGAGGTCTCGCCGGTGGTGCTGCTGGGCCTGCGCGAGCGCGAGAACCTCACCGTGACGCCCAGCGGCCGCTGGGATGCGCGCTTCCTGCCCGCGTTCCTGCGCCGCTACCCCTTCGCCTACGTGCGCACCGACGGGGAGCGCTTCAGCCTCGCCGTCGACAGCGCCTGGCCCGGCTTCAACGACCGCGAGGGCCAGCCGCTGATGGACGGCCAGGGCGAGCCCAGCCCCTTCCTCACCGAGCTGCTGAAGTTCCTCGACGCCTTCGAGGACGAAGCGGCCCGCACCCGCCGCTTCGCCAGCCGCCTGGTCGAGCTCGACCTGCTGCGCGGCGGCGAGATCAACGGCAAGCTGGCTGACGGCACGCCCGTGCAGGCCCAGGGCTTCTTCATGGTCGACGAGGCCAAGCTGCGCGATCTGCCCGACGCCACCGTGCTGGACCTGCACCGCAGCGGCGCGCTGGGGCTGATCCATGCGCACCTGGTGTCGATGGGGCAGGTGGAGAGCCTGGCCGCGCGGTTGGCCCGCCGCAGTTGA
- a CDS encoding hemolysin family protein: MDVALLIFLILLNGAFAMSEMALTASRKARLQVLAESGDVGAVAAMTLHDNPTQFLSTVQIGITSIGVLNGIVGEAAFSAPLAAWLKASFVLMPERAADIGATAMVVVAITFLTIIFGELVPKRVGQMHPEAVARLVARPMTWLSVVASPFVRMLSGSTQATLRLLGLRDSGSRGVTEEEIAASLEEGLDAGVIEAHEHLMVRNVFRLDDRQIGSMMIPRGDIAWLDVAAPRDAILAVLTEHGHSRYPVCRGGLDDVLGVITAQQLLMQLAASRELVLVDAMQPAVFVPETLSGMELLEHFRASVVQMVFVVDEYGVVQGVITLRDVLEAITGEFTPPQAEDAWAVQREDGSWLIDGLIPVPELKDRLGLKQLPDEDRGRYNTLAGMTMLLLGRLPQTADAVEWDGWRFEVVDLDGKRVDKLLASRITPQGEDD, translated from the coding sequence ATGGACGTTGCCCTTCTGATCTTCCTCATCCTGCTCAATGGCGCCTTCGCGATGTCGGAAATGGCGCTCACCGCCAGCCGCAAGGCCCGGTTGCAGGTCCTGGCCGAGAGTGGCGACGTTGGCGCCGTGGCAGCGATGACGCTGCATGACAACCCGACCCAGTTCCTCTCGACGGTGCAGATCGGCATCACCTCCATCGGCGTGCTCAACGGCATCGTCGGCGAGGCCGCGTTCTCCGCGCCGCTGGCTGCCTGGCTGAAGGCCAGCTTCGTGCTGATGCCCGAGCGCGCAGCCGACATCGGCGCCACCGCCATGGTGGTGGTGGCGATCACCTTCCTGACCATCATCTTCGGCGAGCTGGTGCCCAAGCGCGTGGGCCAGATGCACCCGGAGGCGGTGGCCCGGCTGGTGGCAAGGCCGATGACCTGGCTGTCGGTGGTCGCCAGCCCCTTCGTGCGCATGCTGTCGGGCAGCACCCAGGCCACGCTGCGCCTGCTCGGCCTGCGTGACAGCGGCAGCCGCGGCGTGACCGAGGAGGAGATCGCCGCCAGCCTGGAAGAGGGCCTGGACGCCGGCGTCATCGAGGCGCACGAGCACCTGATGGTGCGCAACGTGTTCCGGCTCGACGACCGCCAGATCGGCTCGATGATGATCCCGCGCGGCGACATCGCCTGGCTGGACGTCGCCGCCCCGCGCGACGCGATCCTCGCCGTGCTGACCGAGCACGGCCACTCGCGCTACCCGGTCTGCCGTGGCGGGCTGGACGACGTGCTGGGCGTCATCACCGCCCAGCAGCTGCTGATGCAGCTGGCCGCCAGCCGCGAACTGGTGCTGGTGGATGCCATGCAGCCCGCCGTGTTCGTGCCCGAAACGCTCTCTGGCATGGAGCTGCTGGAGCACTTCCGCGCCTCGGTGGTGCAGATGGTGTTCGTGGTCGACGAGTACGGCGTGGTGCAGGGCGTCATCACCCTGCGCGACGTGCTGGAGGCCATCACCGGCGAGTTCACCCCGCCGCAGGCCGAGGACGCCTGGGCGGTGCAGCGCGAGGACGGCTCCTGGCTGATCGACGGCCTGATTCCCGTGCCCGAACTGAAGGACCGCCTCGGCCTCAAGCAGCTGCCCGACGAGGATCGCGGCCGCTACAACACCCTGGCCGGCATGACCATGCTGCTGCTGGGCCGGCTGCCACAGACCGCCGACGCGGTCGAGTGGGACGGCTGGCGCTTCGAGGTGGTCGACCTCGACGGCAAGCGCGTGGACAAGCTGCTGGCCAGCCGCATCACCCCTCAAGGAGAAGACGATTGA
- a CDS encoding symmetrical bis(5'-nucleosyl)-tetraphosphatase: MIYLIGDLQGCCDAFERLLAHIAFSPSRDRLYLLGDLVNRGPCSLQVLERLAQFGDAATCLLGNHDLHLLAVAHGVRRAHRSDTLDAILASPRRAHWLRWLRAQRLAVQAHGWLMVHAGVAPQWDAEQALSLADELHRLFDSDDLPAFLRVMYGNEPARWSGDLQGADRWRLAINVFTRMRFCAADGTLDFQVKEGADAAPSHLMPWFDVPGRRTAGQPIAFGHWSTLGLLDRPDLLALDTGCVWGGRLTAARIDGGRRELVSVACEQAQRPG; encoded by the coding sequence ATGATCTACCTTATCGGAGACCTGCAGGGCTGTTGCGATGCCTTCGAGCGGCTGCTGGCGCACATCGCCTTCTCGCCCTCGCGTGACCGGCTGTACCTGCTGGGGGACTTGGTGAACCGCGGGCCCTGCTCGCTGCAGGTGCTGGAGCGCCTGGCGCAGTTCGGCGATGCCGCCACCTGTCTGCTCGGCAACCACGACCTGCACCTGCTGGCGGTGGCGCACGGCGTGCGCCGGGCCCACCGCAGCGACACGCTGGACGCCATCCTGGCCAGCCCGCGCCGCGCGCACTGGCTGCGCTGGCTGCGTGCACAGCGCCTGGCCGTGCAGGCCCACGGCTGGCTGATGGTGCACGCCGGCGTGGCGCCCCAGTGGGATGCCGAGCAGGCGTTGTCGCTGGCCGACGAACTGCACCGCCTGTTCGACAGCGACGACCTGCCCGCCTTCCTGCGCGTGATGTACGGCAACGAGCCGGCCCGCTGGAGCGGCGACCTGCAGGGCGCGGACCGCTGGCGCCTGGCCATCAACGTGTTCACGCGCATGCGCTTCTGCGCTGCCGACGGGACACTCGACTTCCAGGTCAAGGAAGGTGCCGATGCGGCCCCATCGCACCTGATGCCCTGGTTCGATGTGCCGGGCCGCCGCACCGCGGGCCAGCCGATCGCCTTCGGTCACTGGTCCACCCTCGGGCTGCTTGACCGCCCCGACCTGCTAGCGCTGGACACCGGCTGCGTCTGGGGCGGGCGCCTGACGGCCGCGCGCATCGACGGCGGCCGGCGCGAACTCGTCAGCGTGGCCTGCGAGCAGGCGCAGCGGCCAGGCTGA